The Mesorhizobium sp. INR15 region ATGTCGACATCCATACCGGCGACCTCGAAAACCCGGGTCCCGCGTTGGATACCGCGCTGCTTGGCGTAGACGGGGTGTTCCTCGTGACGGACGGACCGGATCTCGCGAAGCGGGATCGCGCGGTGTCCTTCGCTGCCAGCCGCGCCGGCGTACGGCACCTAGTCAAGCTCTCCACCCTGGACGTGCGAACCGGAATCGGCACCGGTCCGTGGCACGCACGCGGCGAGGATGCGGTTCGGGAAAGCGGTGTGGCGTTCACCTTTATTCATGCTGCCGGATTCATGTCCAACGCGCTCAGCTGGTCAGAGTCCATCCGCCGAGCGGGCGTGCTGCGATCGTCCACGGGTGGGGGCAAGATCGCATTCATCCATCCAGACGACGTCGCCGCCGTCGCCACAGTCTCGTTGACCACGCGCGACTACGACGGCCAGTCACTCGTGGTCACCGGCCCTGAGTCGCTGTCGTATGGGGAGATGGCGGCCACGATAGGGAGAGCCATCGGCAAGTCCGTCGGCTTCGAGGAAATATCCGACCGGCAGGCGCATGCAGGCACCGTCCAATGGGCCGGGGCAGGCCCCTATGTCGATGCCCTCGTGGACATCTGGCGCGCGGTGCGCGAGGGCCGGCTCGACACGGTGACCGACGGGGTAAAGTGGGTAACCGGGCGGGAACCAATCCCGTTCGGTCAGTGGGCCGCCGAGAACGCCGTGTCGTTTCAGTAGGGTTTCGGCGCACTGCCCTGAAAAGAATTCACGTAGACCAGTACGGCACGGATTGCCTCGCTCGCGGCGCCATCACGCGAAAGGTCTGCGCGCGCCTGGTGGGCCGCTCCGTGCACGAGCGATTCCACCATGCGTGGAAGGACAAAAAGCATTCGCCCCCTCTCGTCGAGGCTATACCGCTCCTGGTCGGCGCGTGACAGTGCCCACCCGAACGTGTGATGCAGTGCGTTCCTGAAGCCGGGAGCGCTCTCCGCAACCGCGCACGAAACAACCTCGTGCAGGTCCGCGAATTCCGCGTGGGCATTCACCAGGCCATGGACGAGTTCGCGCGTGAATTCCTCCAGTGGAGCCGAGGCGCAGGCGGCCGTCGTCTGTTCGATGACCTGCCGTACATCGTTGACGTGTCCGTCATGAAGGGCAGTGAAGATCGCGCGCTTGTCGGGGAAGTACTGATATAGCGACCCGATGCTGACACCGGCGGCCTCCGCGATGCGATTGGTGGTAATGGCCTCGACCCCGTGGCGTTTCACCACAAGCTGTACTGCCTCGAGCACGGCGTCCACGGTGTGCCGCGAACGTTGCTGCTTCGGCTCGCGCCGTGCAGGGGCTCTTTCGGTTGTCGTCATGCTGCCTTGCTGTGTGTGGTCACCGGGCGGAACCCCGGCACAGGACGATACCAGCGGCCACGCCCCCGGGCAACGCGCTACGCAATACCATGGTCGTCCGCTCGCTTCAGAGCAAGTTCGTGATCTTCGCACAGGAGATAGTTCCGCTCGCTGGCCAGCTCAGACGCCTAACGATCCTGTTGCGCCTCAACCCCCGGGATCAACAAACAGATATAGCGCCAACAGATGCGCCGCGCGCGTTCCAGATCCTGTTCCTCATATTCGCCGGCGCTCTGCCAGAAGAAGCCGTCGATCTGAGCGGCGATGCCGTCGACGATGTCGTCGACCTGATCCGCAGGCACCAGCCGTTTGACGGCATAGCGGATGTTGGAGACGAAGCGCGCGCCGGTCAGGTGGTAGAGATGCTTGATGCGCGGCTCGGTCTGCGCGGCGATCATGAACTGCATCCAGGTCACGGCGCGCTTGGGCACGCCGAGATGCTGTGGCGCGAACGAGCCGTCGACGATCGCCTTCAGGCGCTGCGCCGGGGTCGGATTGGCGGGCGCCAGCTTGAGGATGTCCTGGCGAAACAGGTTCGACAGGTTGCGCATGGCCAGCGCCAGCAGCTCTTCCTTGCTGTCGAAATAGTGGTTGACCAGGCCGGCCGACATGCCGGCGCGCCGGGCGATGACCGCCATGGTGGCGCCGGACATGCCTTCCTCGCCAACGGCGGCAATCGCGGCGTCCACCAGCTCGTCGCGGCGCATCGCCTTGATGGATCGTTTCGCCATTGCAATGCCTTCTCGTTTGTATATTGATTGGCCATTCAATATATCATATCGTCATTTAATCCAAGCCGGAGTTCACATGCCAAGCGTCGTCATTTCCGGGGTCAGAACGGTCGAAACCCATTGGATTCCGCTGGCGGATGGCCGCAAGCTGGCGGCCCGCCTGTTCCTGCCCGATGACGCCGAAGACAATCCCGTCCCGGTAATCCTCGAATACATACCGTATCGCCGCCGCGACGGCACGCGCACCGGCGACGACGAGATGCATCTTTTCTTCGCCGGCCATGGCTATGCCTGCGCCCGCGTCGACATTTCCGGCACCGGCGATTCCGACGGCTTGCTCGACGACGAATATGTCAAGCGCGAGCAGGATGATGGGCTGGAGATCCTGGCGCATCTGTGTGCACAATCCTGGTGCACTGGTGTCGCCGGCATGATCGGCATCAGCTGGGGCGGTTTCAGCGGGCTGCAGGTCGCCGCGCGCCGGCCGCCGCAGCTCAAGGCAATCATCACGGCCTGCTCTACCGACGACCGCTATGCCTGCGACGCGCATTACAATGGCGGGCTGGTGATCAATGACAATTTCGGCTGGGGTGGGGCGCTGTTCGGCTACTCGGCACTGCCGCCGGATCCGGCCATCGTCGGCGAGGATCGCTGGCGCCAGATGTGGAAAGCCCGCCTCGACGACCACAAGAACCATGCCGCCGAATGGCTGAAACACCAGCGCCGCGACGCGTTCTGGAAGCAGGGTTCGGTCTGCGAGGATTTTTCCGCGATCGAATGCGCCGTGCTGGCGGTCGGCGGCTATCTCGACGGTTATACGCAGACCATCTTCAACCTGGTGGAAAACCTCGAGGCGCCGGCCAAGGGGCTTTGCGGCCCGTGGGGCCACAAGGAGCCGAACAGCGGCATTCCCGGTCCGGCCATCGGCTATCTGCAGGAATGTATCCGCTGGTATGATCACTGGCTGAAAGGCATCGACAATGGCGCCGACCGCGATCCGGACATGCGCCTCTATCTGATGGATTACGCGAAGCCGCATTCGCATATCGGTGTCAGGCCGGGCCGCTGGCTGGGCTTTCCGCAATGGCCGGCAAAGCAGGTCGGCGCCAAGGCCTATTGGCTGAACGGGGACGGCAGGCTCGGCGAGACGCAAGGCGCCGGCGAGGCAAAGCTGACCATTTCCTCGCCGCTCACCACCGGCGTGCAGGGACAGGAATGGTGCCCTTATGGCCAGGGCCGGATTTCGGCCGAAGGCGCGCGCGACCAGCGGGCCGATGATGGCGGATCGCTGTGCTTCGACAGCGATGTGATGAGTTCGGAGCTTTCGCTTGCCGGCGTCTCGAAGATCAAGCTGCGCGTTGCCGCCGACAGGCCGCAGGCGCAGCTCTGCGTGCGATTGAACGATGTGGCGCCGGACGGCACGTCGGCCTTCATCACCTTCGCACTGCTCAATCTCGCGCACCGCCACAGCCATGAGTTCCCGACGCCGCTGACGCCGGGCCAGTTCGAGGATGTCGAGCTTGATT contains the following coding sequences:
- the betI gene encoding transcriptional regulator BetI encodes the protein MAKRSIKAMRRDELVDAAIAAVGEEGMSGATMAVIARRAGMSAGLVNHYFDSKEELLALAMRNLSNLFRQDILKLAPANPTPAQRLKAIVDGSFAPQHLGVPKRAVTWMQFMIAAQTEPRIKHLYHLTGARFVSNIRYAVKRLVPADQVDDIVDGIAAQIDGFFWQSAGEYEEQDLERARRICWRYICLLIPGVEAQQDR
- a CDS encoding TetR/AcrR family transcriptional regulator — protein: MTTTERAPARREPKQQRSRHTVDAVLEAVQLVVKRHGVEAITTNRIAEAAGVSIGSLYQYFPDKRAIFTALHDGHVNDVRQVIEQTTAACASAPLEEFTRELVHGLVNAHAEFADLHEVVSCAVAESAPGFRNALHHTFGWALSRADQERYSLDERGRMLFVLPRMVESLVHGAAHQARADLSRDGAASEAIRAVLVYVNSFQGSAPKPY
- a CDS encoding NAD(P)H-binding protein; protein product: MKHLVIGATGNIGARVAQRLIVSGARPSVFVRSAKRAKALFGNHVDIHTGDLENPGPALDTALLGVDGVFLVTDGPDLAKRDRAVSFAASRAGVRHLVKLSTLDVRTGIGTGPWHARGEDAVRESGVAFTFIHAAGFMSNALSWSESIRRAGVLRSSTGGGKIAFIHPDDVAAVATVSLTTRDYDGQSLVVTGPESLSYGEMAATIGRAIGKSVGFEEISDRQAHAGTVQWAGAGPYVDALVDIWRAVREGRLDTVTDGVKWVTGREPIPFGQWAAENAVSFQ
- a CDS encoding CocE/NonD family hydrolase, yielding MPSVVISGVRTVETHWIPLADGRKLAARLFLPDDAEDNPVPVILEYIPYRRRDGTRTGDDEMHLFFAGHGYACARVDISGTGDSDGLLDDEYVKREQDDGLEILAHLCAQSWCTGVAGMIGISWGGFSGLQVAARRPPQLKAIITACSTDDRYACDAHYNGGLVINDNFGWGGALFGYSALPPDPAIVGEDRWRQMWKARLDDHKNHAAEWLKHQRRDAFWKQGSVCEDFSAIECAVLAVGGYLDGYTQTIFNLVENLEAPAKGLCGPWGHKEPNSGIPGPAIGYLQECIRWYDHWLKGIDNGADRDPDMRLYLMDYAKPHSHIGVRPGRWLGFPQWPAKQVGAKAYWLNGDGRLGETQGAGEAKLTISSPLTTGVQGQEWCPYGQGRISAEGARDQRADDGGSLCFDSDVMSSELSLAGVSKIKLRVAADRPQAQLCVRLNDVAPDGTSAFITFALLNLAHRHSHEFPTPLTPGQFEDVELDFKPVAQVIPVGHRLRVAISSSYWPMAWPSPERTVLSFDPRGCRLDLAMLASEEGLAPIAFEEALWAQPGPVTVKEPARQLRSLSTDLPTERTELTAMSDDGRFVFEETGTEITSWRRKIYGISDGDPASCVTQVTCHEELTRPDWNARLDCEITISCDRENFYARGWVKAYERGAIFAERTYDEVIPRDCM